Part of the Halococcus saccharolyticus DSM 5350 genome is shown below.
CGCGATCGCCGCCCACGAGCGCGAGGGCGCACGTCGCTCGGAGCGACTGGCGTTCGCCGACGAGATGGTGACCGACCGCCCCGTAGGAATCTGCTCGCTGAACTGCGAGGCCGCCTGCCGGATCGCACTCGATACTCATGGACTCGCCGAGCACGTCGCCTGCGTCGTCGGCCGGGACACCGTCGCAACGTTCAAACCCGACCCCGAATCATTGCTCGCCGCGGTCGAGCGGCTCGATGCGACACCCGAGCGGACGCTATTTATCGGTGATTCCGAAGGTGACGCCGAAACCGCCGATCGGGCGGGAACGCGATTTTCGTACGTCGGCGACGGACCGACGACCTACTGATCCGCCGGCTCCTCGGTCGTCCGACGTGCGTAGCCGTAGACCGCTACTGCGACGAGCACCCAGACGACCGCACCGACCCGGACCGCAAAAGAGAGACGCGCGTTCCACGTGTCGAGCGGCGTGCCGAATGAGAGGACGGCCACGACGGGCGCGCCCACCGCGATCGTGAGCACGAACGTGGTCTGCATGACCCAGCCGTAATCCACCCCCTCGGGGTCGGTGGTCTCGACGAGCTCCGGCACGAATCGACGTTCGCACGCGCGGCGATAAGCCTTTCTCGCCAGATCGCCGATTCGTCGGTCTGATAGTGCTGCACGCGCAGCCTCTGTCCCTCGGGAACGAGCGGTGTGAACCGCTATCGTGGAGTGAGATCGAACGCGTCGGCGAGCAGGTCGTGTGATTCCAGGACGTTGTCGGGGTCGGCGATCTGGTTCTGGATCACGACCTCGTCGACACCGACCTGGTCGGTCATCGTCTCCAGCAGTTCCCGCACCGTCGACGGACTGCCCGAGATCTGGCGGGGCCACTCGCCGGGTTCGATCGGGGTCGGCGTCGGCTCGGGCACCCGCCCGAGTTCTTCAATCGCCTTGTCGGCCGACCGGATCGGCGGCTTGTCGAGCTCGCCGCGCTGGAGTCGCTGTCGGGACGCTTCGGCGGTCGCGCGTCGCCGGGCTGCTTCCTCGTCCGTTGCGGCACAGGTGACGTTCACCGCGAGCGCTCCCGTCGGTTCCTCCGGCCCGGCTCCATACTGGGAGGGTTCGAACCGGTCGCGATAGGTCTCGAACGCGCTGACCGCGGGGCCGGGTCTGATGAACGACGCGAAACAGTACCGCAGTCCCAACTCGCCCGCGATGGCGGCACTCGACGGGCTCGATCCCAGCACCCACACGTCGGGAACGCTGTCACGCGAACGGGCGATCGAGAGGTCGTCGAACGGATGCTCGTCGTCGAACCCGTCGTAGAGGTGGGCCGCGACCTCGTCGATCTTCTCGGCGTGGTCGTCGCTCCGGCGCTGCTGGCTCCGATCTTCCTGCAACGCGCGATCGCTGACGGGGTTCCCCGTTGCTCGCCCGAGTCCCAGATCGATACGGTCGGGTGCGAGCGCGTCGAGCACGCCGAACGATTCCGCTACCTTGTACGGGCTGTAATGGTTGAGCAGCACCGTTCCGGAGCCCACCCGGATCTCGTCGGTTTTCGCGGCGATGTGGGGAATGAGCACCTCGGGCGTGGTGCTCGCGAGCCGGTCGGTGAAATCGTGGTGTTCGGCCACCCAGAAGCGCGAGTAGCCGAGTGCTTCGGCGTGCTGGGCGCGCTCGACGGTGTTCACGAACGCCTCGGTTGCCGTGCCATCCTCCGGTATCGGTGCGAGATCGACGATCGAGAGATCCATTCGTGGTGGTCACTCCGGTGTCGGACGGTCGGTTTCGTCACAGGATCCTGCGAGCGCGACGATCGTAAACGACGGGACGATCACAGGGCGCTTTCGACGCTCTCGTAGGTGTCGATCGTGACACCATCGGCGGTGATCGTCGCGAGCGT
Proteins encoded:
- a CDS encoding HAD family hydrolase; its protein translation is MTVTIPDDVEAVVYDLDGTLVRLAVDWDAAAADAAAALDGRGIDTDGMDLWRMLERADDLGHRDAIEDAIAAHEREGARRSERLAFADEMVTDRPVGICSLNCEAACRIALDTHGLAEHVACVVGRDTVATFKPDPESLLAAVERLDATPERTLFIGDSEGDAETADRAGTRFSYVGDGPTTY
- a CDS encoding DUF5822 domain-containing protein — translated: MPELVETTDPEGVDYGWVMQTTFVLTIAVGAPVVAVLSFGTPLDTWNARLSFAVRVGAVVWVLVAVAVYGYARRTTEEPADQ
- a CDS encoding LLM class flavin-dependent oxidoreductase, which produces MDLSIVDLAPIPEDGTATEAFVNTVERAQHAEALGYSRFWVAEHHDFTDRLASTTPEVLIPHIAAKTDEIRVGSGTVLLNHYSPYKVAESFGVLDALAPDRIDLGLGRATGNPVSDRALQEDRSQQRRSDDHAEKIDEVAAHLYDGFDDEHPFDDLSIARSRDSVPDVWVLGSSPSSAAIAGELGLRYCFASFIRPGPAVSAFETYRDRFEPSQYGAGPEEPTGALAVNVTCAATDEEAARRRATAEASRQRLQRGELDKPPIRSADKAIEELGRVPEPTPTPIEPGEWPRQISGSPSTVRELLETMTDQVGVDEVVIQNQIADPDNVLESHDLLADAFDLTPR